A part of Haloarchaeobius sp. HME9146 genomic DNA contains:
- a CDS encoding spermidine/putrescine ABC transporter substrate-binding protein, which produces MEVPRSRRSVLRRLAATSGGFVAGCIGGRPVRRTRPLQSSTGRGNSVLRSQLGLSTPAYDIEGELRVFQWKNYWPRETVRTFESAFGVDVTVDYYGSNEEMYRGLRDRGTAPYDLIFPSGYFVTGLAERGEVASFDLAKLPNWSNLETRWQVNPPYDPGPGRHSVPYQWGTVGVGWNRELASFADPVSWAVLWDPDYAGRITMLNDVRQTLGVALKRLGYSLNTTSESEIREAGELLREQRPLLREYNSTNMVSNLVDRRASPIHTWSGHAFVAYWHLFADGGSPIEYRIPEEGGVMWVDTVAMPVDARHPGAAHAFVDYLLDPRVNASISNYVFYATPNEAAWPYVDDWILENPDIYPPPDRLEKLEFVRDVGPAIQTYDEVWEDATGLSASDRIRASSARDLWPMPVTPPRPDTAAPRATEYARSPAVSHLEARR; this is translated from the coding sequence ATGGAGGTGCCAAGGAGCCGTCGGTCAGTCCTGCGTCGGCTTGCAGCCACGAGCGGCGGCTTCGTCGCGGGCTGCATCGGCGGACGACCGGTTCGGCGCACCAGACCACTCCAGTCCTCGACCGGCCGCGGGAACAGTGTCCTGCGCTCGCAGCTCGGACTCTCGACGCCAGCGTACGACATCGAAGGAGAGCTCCGGGTGTTCCAGTGGAAGAACTACTGGCCGCGCGAGACCGTCCGAACCTTCGAGTCGGCGTTCGGCGTCGACGTCACGGTCGACTACTACGGGTCGAACGAGGAGATGTACCGGGGCCTCCGGGACCGAGGGACCGCGCCGTACGACCTCATCTTCCCGAGTGGCTACTTCGTCACCGGCCTCGCCGAGCGGGGTGAGGTCGCCAGCTTCGACCTCGCGAAGCTGCCGAACTGGTCGAACCTGGAGACGCGCTGGCAGGTCAATCCGCCGTACGACCCGGGCCCCGGCCGCCACTCGGTCCCGTACCAGTGGGGGACCGTGGGTGTCGGCTGGAACCGGGAGCTGGCCTCGTTCGCCGACCCGGTCTCCTGGGCGGTCCTGTGGGACCCGGACTATGCAGGGCGAATCACCATGCTGAACGACGTGCGCCAGACGCTCGGCGTCGCGCTCAAGCGCCTGGGCTACTCGCTGAACACCACCAGCGAGAGCGAGATACGCGAGGCCGGTGAGCTCCTGCGCGAGCAGCGACCCCTGCTCCGGGAGTACAACTCGACGAACATGGTGTCGAACCTGGTCGACCGGCGGGCGTCCCCCATCCACACCTGGTCGGGCCACGCCTTCGTCGCGTACTGGCACCTGTTCGCCGACGGGGGTTCCCCCATCGAGTACCGCATCCCCGAGGAAGGTGGCGTCATGTGGGTCGACACGGTCGCGATGCCGGTCGACGCCAGGCACCCGGGCGCGGCCCACGCCTTCGTGGACTACCTGCTGGACCCGCGAGTGAACGCGAGCATCTCGAACTACGTGTTCTACGCGACGCCGAACGAGGCGGCCTGGCCGTACGTCGACGACTGGATCCTGGAGAACCCGGACATCTACCCGCCACCCGACCGCCTGGAGAAACTGGAGTTCGTCCGCGACGTGGGTCCGGCCATCCAGACCTACGACGAGGTGTGGGAGGACGCGACCGGCCTGTCCGCCAGTGACCGGATCCGGGCGTCCTCGGCACGGGACCTGTGGCCGATGCCGGTGACCCCACCCAGACCGGACACCGCGGCGCCACGCGCCACCGAGTACGCCCGATCTCCGGCCGTGTCACACCTGGAGGCCCGGCGGTGA
- the carA gene encoding glutamine-hydrolyzing carbamoyl-phosphate synthase small subunit → MTDAYVALEGGHVVEARGRAPGTARGELVFTTAYTGYEESLTDPSYEEQILTFAYPLIGNYGVRPERFESDRVHPRAVVARELTDDVADWLTAEGVPAVDHLDTRDLVTDIRESGAMKCGIAVGDDVTPEDALAELEQCKTMSEHTDIGAQVSVSEPEVYNQTGDGATVALVDCGAKKSIIDSLTERGATVHVLPYDTTAEEVTALDPDILFISNGPGDPANFEAAVSLVEEFTGELPIAGICLGQQIVARALGGTTEKMDFGHRGVNQPVIDEESGRVVMTTQNHGYTVADPGEKLTVTQRNVNDDTPEGLDSEELNIITRQYHPEANPGPNDSLDFFDDVLGMVDTSGDRRMVVADD, encoded by the coding sequence ATGACGGACGCCTACGTAGCGCTGGAGGGTGGCCACGTCGTCGAGGCGCGTGGTCGTGCTCCGGGGACAGCCCGTGGCGAACTGGTTTTCACAACAGCATACACAGGATACGAAGAGAGTCTCACCGACCCATCCTACGAGGAGCAGATCCTCACCTTCGCGTATCCCCTGATTGGAAACTACGGCGTCCGACCCGAACGCTTCGAGTCCGACCGCGTCCACCCGCGCGCGGTCGTCGCTCGTGAACTCACCGACGACGTGGCCGACTGGCTGACCGCCGAGGGCGTGCCGGCCGTCGACCACCTCGACACCCGCGACCTCGTCACCGACATCCGCGAGAGCGGCGCGATGAAGTGCGGTATCGCGGTGGGCGACGACGTGACCCCCGAGGACGCGCTCGCCGAGCTCGAACAGTGCAAGACGATGAGCGAGCACACCGACATCGGCGCGCAGGTCTCGGTCTCGGAACCCGAGGTCTACAACCAGACCGGCGACGGCGCGACCGTCGCACTCGTCGACTGCGGTGCCAAGAAGTCCATCATCGACTCGCTCACGGAGCGCGGCGCGACCGTCCACGTCCTGCCCTACGACACGACGGCCGAGGAGGTCACCGCGCTCGACCCGGACATCCTGTTCATCTCGAACGGTCCCGGCGACCCTGCGAATTTCGAAGCCGCCGTCTCGCTCGTCGAGGAGTTCACCGGCGAACTCCCCATCGCCGGCATCTGCCTCGGTCAGCAGATCGTCGCTCGCGCGCTCGGTGGCACCACCGAGAAGATGGACTTCGGCCACCGCGGCGTCAACCAGCCCGTCATCGACGAGGAATCCGGTCGCGTCGTCATGACCACCCAGAACCACGGCTACACCGTCGCCGACCCCGGCGAGAAGCTCACCGTCACCCAGCGCAACGTCAACGACGACACGCCCGAGGGCCTCGACAGCGAGGAGCTGAACATCATCACGCGCCAGTACCACCCCGAGGCCAACCCCGGCCCGAACGACTCCCTCGACTTCTTCGACGACGTGCTCGGCATGGTCGACACATCAGGCGACCGTCGAATGGTCGTCGCCGACGACTGA
- a CDS encoding sensor histidine kinase produces MRDSLGQLLPGAIRGSYLAKLTLALLLVVVVVAGVGVNAYVQTDAELDASVEADSLTVARLEADRVGDWKDRNVRIVRMLSKYQDLQHDEPRAVELFLQREAWFLPDTVRAVHVVEADSSAVLASTDSWRSHENTVFADEGAPWAKADLTFEDSMQVHVSSVYTSLGEPVVAYITPVPRRPNQWLVLVATAPSFASSPEKEVGPRIVQLVDADGTVFYDGFGDAVPHPLVTDDSGDLPAPLRDRAIDDAGFLGRDEVGPALPSGHVVGYAPVRDSDWVVLVYTPTSEAYRVDRQITTLVLSVTIVSLVGLLAIAATIGRNTARSLRELAEKAERLEAGDLAVDLSTDRTDEFGELAAAFDSMQRSLRRQIEAAEQASADAMAAASDLAESNQMLAEQREMILVLHRLLRHNLRNDLSAITWNAQVLERADLEPEERQALTALIQTAERLEENTRKAQQIEAIAERDGGDVHQVDLVAAVEHAVDAMREAHPEATITTDLPETAPVQSLLSIQSVVEYLVDNAVRHNDRDEPSVEVSVEPANGSDGMVTMRVADDGPGIPQAEIEPVLEGREQPLRHGSGIGLWIVVWTVRKSGGQVSFEHREPRGTVVVVELEAAESVDVPESQVAGEAAESAADPPERHTEEFQPGESSPQQE; encoded by the coding sequence ATGCGAGATTCGCTCGGGCAACTGCTCCCGGGTGCGATTCGGGGGAGCTACCTCGCAAAGCTCACGCTCGCGCTGTTGCTCGTCGTCGTCGTGGTCGCTGGCGTCGGCGTCAACGCCTACGTCCAGACGGACGCGGAGCTGGATGCGTCCGTCGAGGCCGACTCGCTGACGGTCGCACGACTCGAAGCCGACCGGGTCGGCGACTGGAAGGACCGGAACGTCCGCATCGTCCGCATGCTCTCGAAGTACCAGGACCTCCAGCACGACGAGCCCCGCGCGGTCGAACTGTTCTTGCAGCGCGAGGCGTGGTTCCTGCCGGACACCGTCAGGGCGGTCCACGTCGTCGAGGCGGACTCCTCGGCGGTGCTCGCGAGTACGGACTCGTGGCGCTCTCACGAGAACACGGTGTTCGCCGACGAGGGCGCACCCTGGGCGAAGGCCGACCTCACGTTCGAGGACAGCATGCAGGTCCACGTCTCGTCGGTGTACACGTCGCTCGGTGAGCCGGTCGTGGCCTACATCACGCCGGTGCCGCGGCGGCCGAACCAGTGGCTGGTCCTCGTGGCGACCGCCCCGTCGTTCGCCTCCAGCCCGGAGAAGGAGGTCGGGCCGCGGATCGTCCAGCTTGTCGACGCCGACGGGACGGTGTTCTACGACGGGTTCGGCGATGCCGTCCCCCACCCGCTCGTGACGGACGACTCCGGTGACCTTCCGGCGCCCCTCCGTGACAGAGCGATAGACGACGCCGGCTTCCTCGGCCGGGACGAGGTCGGGCCGGCGTTGCCCTCGGGCCACGTGGTCGGGTACGCGCCGGTTCGGGACAGCGACTGGGTGGTGCTGGTCTACACGCCGACGTCGGAAGCGTACCGGGTCGACCGGCAGATCACGACGCTCGTGTTGAGCGTCACCATCGTCTCGCTGGTCGGCCTGTTGGCCATCGCGGCCACCATCGGGCGGAACACGGCCCGGTCGCTCCGGGAGCTGGCCGAGAAGGCCGAGCGACTCGAGGCGGGTGACCTGGCGGTCGACCTGTCGACCGACCGGACCGACGAGTTCGGCGAACTCGCCGCCGCGTTCGACAGCATGCAGCGGTCGCTTCGACGCCAGATAGAGGCCGCGGAGCAGGCCAGTGCCGATGCGATGGCGGCGGCCAGCGACCTGGCCGAATCGAACCAGATGCTCGCCGAACAGCGCGAGATGATACTGGTGTTACACCGGCTGTTGCGCCACAACCTCCGGAACGACCTGAGCGCCATCACCTGGAACGCGCAGGTTCTCGAACGGGCGGACCTGGAACCCGAGGAGCGACAGGCGCTGACAGCGCTCATCCAGACGGCCGAACGCCTAGAGGAGAACACCCGGAAGGCCCAGCAGATAGAGGCCATCGCCGAGCGCGACGGCGGCGACGTCCATCAGGTCGACCTCGTGGCCGCGGTCGAACACGCGGTCGACGCGATGCGGGAGGCACACCCCGAGGCGACCATCACGACCGACCTGCCCGAGACGGCCCCGGTCCAGTCGCTCCTCTCCATCCAGTCGGTCGTCGAGTATCTCGTCGACAACGCGGTCCGTCACAACGACAGGGACGAACCGAGCGTCGAGGTGTCGGTCGAACCGGCGAACGGGAGCGACGGGATGGTCACGATGCGCGTCGCCGACGACGGGCCGGGAATCCCACAGGCCGAGATCGAGCCGGTGCTGGAGGGACGGGAGCAACCGCTCCGGCACGGGAGCGGTATCGGCCTCTGGATCGTCGTCTGGACCGTCCGCAAGTCGGGCGGGCAGGTCTCGTTCGAGCACCGGGAGCCGCGCGGGACCGTCGTCGTGGTCGAACTCGAAGCGGCCGAGTCGGTCGACGTGCCCGAGTCGCAGGTGGCGGGTGAGGCCGCCGAGTCGGCCGCGGACCCCCCCGAGCGCCACACCGAAGAGTTCCAGCCCGGGGAGAGCAGTCCCCAGCAGGAGTGA
- a CDS encoding PrsW family intramembrane metalloprotease, translated as MTGSDRPRDPVESNGRTNRYEVTDWESRTRLDAVAETVHGGLTRSARWGVILLALLTFVAQLGLVTSALWYRPTLGILTVASVVPAFLLAGAIWYGNPTMREPVWPLSVTFLLSVLFASFAATLNSALQPLVTALPFVGMVVFFFLVVGPIEETVKWLAVRLHAYRGDDFDAVIDGAVYGAVAGLGFATIENALYISKVLFDSGTIALSGGFGQMLSVATQRAFVGPGHVLYSAIAGYYLGLAKFNPDDRGPIVVKGLLIAAGIHATYNSLASNLPYDVFGGGIAFVAFVLLFDGLVGYFLYRKLSRYRAAYDEAASTNESDAVSAD; from the coding sequence ATGACGGGGAGCGACAGACCGCGCGACCCGGTCGAATCGAACGGTCGAACCAACCGCTACGAGGTGACCGACTGGGAGTCACGGACCCGACTGGACGCCGTCGCCGAGACGGTCCACGGGGGCCTCACTCGCTCCGCACGGTGGGGTGTCATCCTGCTCGCCCTGCTGACGTTCGTCGCCCAGCTCGGGCTGGTCACCTCGGCGCTGTGGTACCGGCCCACGCTCGGCATCCTGACCGTGGCGTCCGTGGTGCCGGCCTTCCTGCTCGCGGGCGCCATCTGGTACGGCAACCCGACGATGCGTGAACCGGTGTGGCCGCTGTCGGTGACGTTCCTGCTGTCGGTGCTGTTCGCGAGTTTCGCGGCCACCCTCAACAGCGCGCTGCAGCCCCTGGTGACGGCCCTGCCGTTCGTCGGCATGGTCGTGTTCTTCTTCCTCGTGGTCGGTCCCATCGAGGAGACGGTGAAGTGGCTCGCGGTGCGCCTGCACGCCTACCGCGGTGACGACTTCGACGCGGTCATCGACGGCGCGGTGTACGGCGCGGTCGCCGGCCTTGGCTTCGCGACCATCGAGAACGCCCTCTACATCTCGAAGGTCCTCTTCGACTCCGGGACTATCGCGCTGAGTGGCGGCTTCGGGCAGATGCTCTCGGTCGCGACCCAGCGCGCCTTCGTCGGCCCGGGTCACGTGCTGTACTCGGCCATCGCGGGCTACTACCTCGGGCTGGCGAAGTTCAACCCGGACGACCGGGGGCCCATCGTGGTCAAGGGGCTGCTCATCGCGGCGGGTATCCACGCGACGTACAACTCGCTGGCGTCGAACCTGCCCTACGACGTCTTCGGGGGCGGCATCGCGTTCGTCGCGTTCGTGCTGCTGTTCGACGGCCTCGTCGGGTACTTCCTCTACCGGAAGCTCTCGCGCTACCGCGCGGCGTACGATGAGGCGGCATCCACAAACGAGAGCGACGCAGTTAGCGCCGACTAA
- a CDS encoding spermidine/putrescine ABC transporter substrate-binding protein, with protein sequence MKESRSRRSVLCGLAAASSAVAAGCFGETTQRQPTTTPPVRRGNSVLRAELGLSLPPYEIEDHLRVFQWRDYWPRETIRHFEQAFGVDVTVDYYDSNEEMYRGLHDPSTPAYDLVFPSGYFVTVLVGAGRIVPFDLEKLSNWSNLERRWQLDQPYDPGPGRHSVPFQWGTTGIGWNRELATLPSPVSWEVLWDQDHAGRITMLNDVRETIGVALKRLGYSLNTTSESEIREAGELLREQRPLVRGYDSTNMVSNLVDRRASPIHTWSGEAFIAYWHLFQNGMSPIEYRIPDDGGVMWVDSAAIPSDAAHPNAAHAFVDYLLNPKVNASISNYVFYATPNEAAWPYVDDWILENPDIYPSADCLEKLEFVRDVGPTIETYQDVWEELTGTSIDNPAETLPTREVHKAGVARRVADGRPTFWPSHGGPPAAALATLQRKRPS encoded by the coding sequence ATGAAGGAGTCCAGAAGCCGCCGGTCTGTCCTGTGCGGACTCGCTGCCGCGAGCAGCGCCGTCGCCGCCGGCTGCTTCGGCGAGACCACCCAGCGCCAACCGACGACGACGCCACCCGTGAGACGCGGGAACAGCGTGTTGCGCGCGGAGCTCGGGCTCTCGTTGCCTCCCTACGAAATCGAGGACCACCTCCGGGTGTTCCAGTGGCGTGACTACTGGCCCCGCGAGACGATTCGCCACTTCGAGCAGGCGTTCGGTGTCGACGTCACGGTCGACTACTACGATTCGAACGAGGAGATGTACCGGGGCCTGCACGACCCGTCGACACCGGCGTACGACCTCGTGTTCCCGAGTGGCTACTTCGTCACCGTCCTCGTGGGAGCGGGTCGTATCGTCCCGTTCGACCTCGAGAAGCTCTCGAACTGGTCGAACCTGGAGAGACGCTGGCAGCTCGACCAGCCGTACGACCCCGGTCCCGGCCGTCACTCGGTTCCGTTCCAGTGGGGGACGACGGGAATCGGCTGGAACCGGGAGCTGGCGACCCTCCCCAGTCCGGTGTCCTGGGAGGTGCTCTGGGACCAGGACCACGCCGGTCGTATCACCATGTTGAACGACGTGCGAGAGACCATCGGCGTCGCGCTCAAGCGCCTGGGCTACTCGCTGAACACCACCAGCGAGAGCGAGATACGTGAGGCCGGTGAGCTCCTGCGCGAGCAGCGGCCGCTGGTCCGGGGCTACGACTCCACGAACATGGTGTCGAACCTGGTCGACCGGCGGGCGTCCCCCATCCACACCTGGTCCGGTGAGGCGTTCATCGCCTACTGGCACCTGTTCCAGAACGGGATGTCGCCCATCGAGTACCGCATCCCCGACGACGGTGGGGTCATGTGGGTCGATTCGGCCGCGATACCGTCGGACGCCGCACATCCGAACGCGGCCCACGCGTTCGTGGATTACCTGTTGAACCCGAAGGTGAACGCGTCCATCTCGAACTACGTGTTCTACGCGACGCCGAACGAGGCGGCCTGGCCGTACGTCGACGACTGGATCCTGGAGAACCCGGACATCTACCCGTCGGCGGACTGCCTGGAGAAACTGGAGTTCGTCCGGGACGTCGGCCCGACAATCGAGACCTATCAGGACGTCTGGGAGGAGCTGACCGGCACGTCGATAGATAACCCGGCCGAGACGCTGCCGACACGAGAGGTACACAAGGCCGGTGTGGCGCGTCGCGTTGCCGACGGCCGGCCGACATTCTGGCCGAGTCACGGCGGTCCCCCGGCGGCGGCACTGGCCACGCTGCAGCGAAAACGGCCATCGTAG
- a CDS encoding Lrp/AsnC family transcriptional regulator, with product MDELDRQILNILRRDARTPYTEIADRVGTSEGTVRNRVERMTEQNVIERFTVATRTGNVKAMIEVGVAVDVDTTDISDRMAEWEEVDFVWQVSGEEDVVLVVDCADTQGVNKLITQARELEEVVSTKTRLILDERLG from the coding sequence ATGGACGAACTCGACCGCCAGATACTGAACATCCTCCGACGGGACGCCCGGACACCCTACACGGAAATCGCCGACCGCGTCGGGACGAGCGAGGGCACCGTCCGCAACCGCGTCGAACGGATGACCGAACAGAACGTCATCGAGCGCTTCACCGTCGCGACGCGCACCGGGAACGTCAAGGCGATGATTGAGGTAGGTGTTGCGGTGGACGTCGACACGACCGACATCTCCGACCGGATGGCCGAGTGGGAGGAGGTCGACTTCGTCTGGCAGGTCTCCGGCGAGGAGGACGTGGTCCTGGTCGTGGACTGCGCCGACACCCAGGGCGTGAACAAACTCATCACGCAGGCGCGCGAGCTGGAGGAGGTCGTCTCCACGAAGACCCGGCTCATCCTCGATGAGCGTCTGGGTTGA
- a CDS encoding SDR family oxidoreductase, translating into MTHDSYRLLVAGASGETGTAILEYLADTEYTARALTRHGENESMLRRHGADEVVVGNLFDRDDAMRAIADVDGVLCAVGSPRKRLLFGRPVDGDGVQNLVDAALHAGVSYFVLESALGVGDSKDCLSWPQRLLRHRLLRAKGKTEAHLRDSNLPYTIVRPGRLRDGEMTQQLVVAEGGATVSGSVRRADVAWLMVAALTTPEARNRTFEVVGPESVPGGVDDAVDFDWRGPESGLVATRSDYSIPS; encoded by the coding sequence GTGACCCACGATAGCTACCGGCTCCTCGTCGCAGGAGCGAGTGGGGAGACCGGCACCGCCATCCTGGAGTATCTCGCTGACACCGAGTACACGGCCCGCGCGCTGACACGGCACGGTGAGAACGAGTCCATGCTCCGCCGGCACGGCGCCGACGAGGTTGTCGTCGGCAATCTGTTCGACCGAGACGATGCGATGCGTGCCATCGCCGACGTCGACGGCGTCCTCTGTGCGGTCGGCTCGCCCCGAAAACGACTGCTGTTCGGTCGGCCCGTCGACGGCGACGGTGTCCAGAACCTCGTCGACGCGGCCCTGCATGCGGGCGTCTCGTACTTCGTCCTCGAATCCGCCCTCGGTGTCGGCGATTCGAAAGACTGTCTCTCCTGGCCACAGCGCCTGCTTCGCCATCGACTCCTGCGAGCGAAGGGCAAGACCGAGGCGCACCTCCGCGACTCGAACCTCCCCTACACCATCGTTCGGCCCGGCCGCCTGCGCGACGGCGAGATGACACAGCAACTCGTCGTGGCGGAGGGCGGTGCCACGGTCTCGGGGAGCGTCCGGCGGGCGGACGTGGCGTGGCTGATGGTCGCCGCCCTCACCACGCCCGAGGCCAGGAACCGCACCTTCGAGGTCGTCGGCCCGGAGAGCGTCCCGGGTGGCGTCGACGACGCGGTCGACTTCGACTGGCGCGGGCCCGAATCGGGGCTCGTCGCCACCCGCTCGGATTACTCGATTCCCTCCTGA